One Silene latifolia isolate original U9 population chromosome 4, ASM4854445v1, whole genome shotgun sequence DNA segment encodes these proteins:
- the LOC141653270 gene encoding chaperone protein ClpB1-like: MNPEKYTQRTREVIGEAQTLALSNGHAQITPLHVACVLIGESNGVFHQAVSQAGDGDDSARLVERVLSRALKNLPSQNPPPDIAQTSTSLIRALRWAQVLQNNSGDTHLAVDHLILGIIEDSQVGDLFKEAGVALDRVKTEVGKARGKDGRKAASVSGATTNFKALKTYGCDLVEQAGKLDPVIGRDEEIRRVVRILSRRTKNNPVLIGEPGVGKTAVVEGLAQRIVSGDVPSNLADVRLISLDMGALVAGTKYRGEFEERLKFVLKEVEEAQGKVILFIDEIHLVLGAGRAGGSMDAANLFKPMLARGQLRCVGATTLDEYRKYVEKDAAFERRFLQVYVAEPSVPDTITILRGLKEKYEGHHGVRIQDRALVVAAQLSARYITGRQLPDKAIDLVDEACANVRVQLDSQPEEIDNLERKRMQLEIELHALEKEKDKASKARLVEVRKEVDDLRDKLRPLMMKYRKEKERVDELRRLKKRREELLVALAEAERRYDLARAADLRYGGIHEVESAIAKFEASTTVVEMLTETVGPDQIAEIVSRWTGIPVTRLGENEKQKLIGLAERLHERVVGQDNAVAAVAEAVLRSRAGLGRPQQPTGSFLFLGPTGVGKTELAKALAEQLFDDENLLVRIDMSEYMERHSVSRLIGAPPGYVGHDEGGQLTEAVRRRPYSVILFDEVEKAHTAVFNTLLQVLDDGRLTDGQGRTVDFRNTVVIMTSNLGAEHLLSGLMGKTSMEAAHERVMTQVKKHFKPELLNRLDEIVVFDPLSHEQLRKVARLQMKDVAKRLAERGVALAVTDAALDYVLAESYDPVYGARPIRRWLERKVVTELSKMLVKEEIDENSTVYIDSGMDGLTYRVDRNGGMVDLATGQKADVLIQVPNGSKADGNPVTQAAKKLKIEAIDIEDDEDMVE; this comes from the exons ATGAACCCCGAAAAATATACCCAGAGGACAAGGGAGGTTATCGGCGAGGCTCAAACTTTGGCATTGAGCAATGGACACGCACAAATCACACCTCTGCATGTTGCATGTGTGTTGATCGGCGAATCTAATGGTGTCTTCCACCAGGCGGTATCTCAGGCAGGCGATGGTGATGATTCAGCAAGGTTGGTTGAAAGGGTATTGAGTAGGGCCCTCAAGAACCTACCTTCCCAAAACCCTCCTCCCGACATTGCCCAGACTAGTACTTCTCTTATTAGGGCCCTTCGTTGGGCCCAAGTTCTTCAAAACAATAGTGGTGATACCCACTTGGCGGTTGATCATCTTATCCTGGGAATTATCGAGGATTCTCAGGTGGGAGACTTGTTTAAGGAGGCTGGTGTTGCTCTAGATCGGGTGAAGACTGAGGTGGGGAAGGCACGAGGGAAGGACGGGAGGAAAGCGGCAAGTGTTTCAGGAGCTACTACTAATTTCAAAGCTCTTAAGACTTATGGGTGCGATCTAGTTGAGCAGGCTGGAAAGCTAGACCCGGTAATTGGCCGTGATGAGGAGATCCGAAGGGTGGTTAGGATACTGTCTAGACGAACCAAGAACAACCCTGTGTTGATCGGGGAGCCGGGTGTAGGTAAGACTGCTGTGGTTGAAGGCTTGGCTCAAAGAATTGTTAGTGGTGATGTTCCGAGTAATTTGGCCGATGTGAGGCTTATTTCTTTGGATATGGGGGCTCTGGTGGCTGGAACTAAGTATAGGGGTGAATTTGAGGAGAGGTTGAAATTCGTGCTAAAAGAGGTGGAAGAAGCTCAAGGAAAGGTGATCTTGTTCATTGATGAAATCCATTTGGTTCTCGGTGCTGGTCGGGCTGGAGGTTCAATGGATGCTGCTAACCTGTTCAAGCCCATGCTAGCTAGAGGCCAGCTTCGTTGTGTTGGTGCAACCACCCTAGATGAGTATAGGAAGTATGTGGAGAAAGATGCTGCTTTCGAGAGGAGGTTCCTGCAGGTCTATGTCGCTGAGCCTAGTGTTCCCGACACCATTACCATCCTTCGTGGGCTTAAGGAGAAGTATGAGGGGCACCATGGTGTTCGAATCCAAGATCGGGCTTTGGTGGTTGCCGCGCAATTGTCTGCTCGGTATATCACGGGGCGTCAGTTGCCCGATAAAGCTATTGATTTGGTAGACGAGGCCTGTGCAAATGTGCGTGTTCAACTTGATAGTCAGCCTGAGGAGATAGATAATCTGGAGAGGAAGAGAATGCAGTTAGAAATCGAGCTTCACGCTCTCGAGAAAGAGAAGGACAAGGCGAGCAAGGCACGACTTGTTGAGGTCAGGAAAGAGGTAGACGATTTGCGGGATAAACTTCGGCCTTTAATGATGAAATATAGAAAAGAGAAGGAGAGAGTTGACGAACTCCGGAGACTCAAGAAAAGGAGGGAAGAGCTCCTTGTAGCATTAGCAGAGGCTGAAAGGAGGTATGATCTTGCTCGAGCTGCTGACCTGAGGTATGGTGGGATTCACGAGGTTGAGTCGGCTATTGCGAAGTTTGAAGCTAGTACTACTGTCGTTGAAATGTTGACTGAGACTGTGGGTCCTGACCAAATTGCTGAGATTGTCAGTCGGTGGACTGGGATACCGGTCACTCGACTGggtgaaaatgaaaaacaaaagctAATTGGGCTGGCTGAGAGGCTGCACGAAAGAGTGGTGGGCCAGGATAACGCAGTTGCGGCTGTTGCAGAGGCTGTACTGAGGTCAAGGGCTGGACTAGGAAGGCCTCAACAACCCACTGGCTCATTCTTGTTTCTGGGTCCCACCGGTGTTGGCAAAACTGAACTTGCCAAGGCCCTTGCTGAACAACTGTTTGACGACGAGAATCTGTTGGTGAGAATCGACATGTCCGAGTATATGGAGCGACACTCTGTGTCCCGGCTGATCGGTGCTCCTCCTGGGTATGTGGGTCATGATGAAGGCGGTCAGCTCACTGAAGCCGTGAGAAGGCGGCCTTATAGTGTTATCTTGTTTGATGAGGTGGAGAAAGCTCACACTGCAGTGTTCAACACTCTTCTGCAAGTTCTTGATGATGGAAGACTGACTGATGGTCAAGGCCGGACTGTCGATTTTAGGAACACTGTGGTTATCATGACTTCTAACCTTGGAGCTGAACACCTCTTGTCTGGATTAATGGGCAAGACTTCTATGGAAGCTGCTCATGAGAGAGTCATGACTCAG GTGAAAAAACACTTTAAACCTGAGCTTCTGAACCGTCTGGACGAGATTGTTGTGTTTGATCCTCTCTCTCATGAGCAACTGAGAAAGGTAGCTAGGCTGCAAATGAAAGATGTGGCTAAACGTCTTGCCGAGAGGGGCGTTGCCTTGGCTGTTACAGATGCTGCTCTTGATTATGTTTTAGCCGAGAGTTATGACCCT GTGTATGGAGCAAGGCCGATCAGGAGGTGGCTAGAAAGAAAGGTGGTGACCGAACTCTCGAAAATGCTTGTGAAGGAAGAGATCGACGAGAACTCGACAGTGTACATCGACTCAGGAATGGATGGTCTGACATACCgtgtggaccgaaatggaggtaTGGTGGATCTCGCCACAGGCCAGAAAGCTGATGTCCTGATCCAAGTTCCTAATGGATCAAAGGCGGATGGCAACCCAGTTACTCAAGCCGCCAAGAAGTTGAAAATTGAGGCAATTGATATCGAGGATGATGAAGATATGGTCGAGTGA